The proteins below are encoded in one region of Paenisporosarcina cavernae:
- a CDS encoding FAD-binding dehydrogenase, whose amino-acid sequence MDKHAIIIGAGLAGLVAARELVNKGVHVTLVDQENEQNLGGQAWWSFGGLFLVDSPEQRRLGIRDSFELARQDWFASAGFDRAEDEWGKKWAEAYVKFATEEKREWLRSLGISFFPVVGWAERGGYTAEGHGNSVPRFHIVWGTGPAILEPFIRRMKEAEEEGLLTYLPRHQVNELIVQNSEVVGIKGAILEPSETKRGEESSRKVVDTFTLYADAVLVSSGGIGANFELIRKNWPTRMGTPPENMIAGVPKYVDGRMLEISETAGANLVNRDRMWHYTEGIKNWDSVWPHHGIRILPGPSSMWLDATGKRLSSPNFPGFDTLGTLEALRKTGYDYSWFILTQKMVEKEFALSGSEQNPDLTGKSVKLVLKRILPGPTAPVQAFLDKGEDFVVADTIEELVEGMNRLAVDAKLDTAEIVRQVEARDREMDNKFTKDLQITALRGARNYIGDKLIRVAKPHKLLDPSSGPLIAVRLHIVSRKTLGGLQTDLTGRVLDVNGKVLEGLYAAGEVSGFGGGGVHGYRALEGTFLGGCLFSGRQAGRGIAEELT is encoded by the coding sequence GTGGATAAACACGCGATAATTATTGGGGCTGGATTAGCGGGATTAGTAGCTGCGAGAGAATTAGTAAACAAAGGTGTACACGTCACATTAGTAGATCAAGAGAATGAACAAAACCTAGGTGGACAAGCATGGTGGTCATTTGGAGGGTTGTTTTTAGTCGATTCCCCGGAGCAAAGACGGTTAGGAATACGAGATTCTTTTGAATTAGCAAGACAGGACTGGTTTGCGTCTGCAGGATTCGATCGAGCTGAAGATGAGTGGGGAAAGAAATGGGCAGAAGCATACGTGAAGTTTGCAACAGAGGAAAAACGAGAGTGGTTACGATCCCTTGGGATTTCTTTTTTCCCAGTTGTGGGATGGGCTGAGCGTGGTGGCTACACGGCAGAAGGTCACGGCAACTCTGTTCCGAGATTTCATATCGTTTGGGGAACTGGACCAGCAATTTTGGAGCCTTTTATACGTAGAATGAAGGAAGCGGAGGAGGAAGGTTTACTAACCTACCTACCTAGACATCAAGTAAATGAACTAATTGTGCAAAATTCTGAGGTCGTTGGAATAAAAGGGGCAATTTTAGAGCCAAGCGAAACAAAAAGAGGGGAAGAAAGCTCTCGAAAAGTGGTGGATACGTTCACACTATATGCAGATGCTGTCCTCGTATCTAGTGGAGGAATTGGGGCGAATTTTGAATTAATACGGAAAAACTGGCCAACACGAATGGGAACACCGCCAGAAAATATGATTGCAGGTGTGCCCAAATACGTTGATGGTAGAATGCTCGAAATTAGCGAAACGGCAGGGGCAAATTTAGTGAACCGCGATCGGATGTGGCACTACACAGAAGGTATTAAAAACTGGGATTCAGTTTGGCCACATCATGGCATTCGAATCTTACCGGGACCATCTTCTATGTGGTTGGATGCGACAGGAAAACGACTTTCCTCACCCAATTTTCCAGGATTTGATACGTTAGGCACATTAGAAGCATTGCGAAAAACAGGCTACGACTATTCGTGGTTTATTCTTACTCAAAAGATGGTAGAAAAGGAATTCGCTTTATCTGGATCAGAACAGAATCCAGACTTGACGGGAAAAAGTGTAAAGCTTGTTCTGAAACGTATTTTGCCAGGACCAACTGCACCTGTTCAAGCGTTTTTAGACAAAGGAGAAGACTTTGTCGTGGCAGATACGATCGAGGAACTTGTGGAAGGCATGAATAGACTTGCGGTAGATGCCAAATTAGACACGGCAGAAATAGTCCGTCAAGTGGAAGCAAGAGATCGCGAAATGGACAACAAATTTACAAAAGATCTTCAAATCACGGCACTTCGCGGAGCGCGAAATTATATCGGAGATAAGCTTATTCGTGTGGCAAAGCCGCATAAGTTGCTCGATCCATCAAGTGGGCCACTAATCGCTGTTCGGTTGCATATTGTCAGTCGGAAAACACTCGGTGGATTACAAACGGATTTAACTGGACGCGTGTTGGATGTGAATGGAAAAGTGCTTGAAGGATTGTATGCAGCTGGAGAAGTAAGTGGTTTTGGAGGAGGTGGTGTACATGGATATCGAGCGCTAGAGGGAACGTTTCTTGGAGGATGTTTGTTTTCTGGAAGACAAGCTGGTCGAGGGATTGCAGAAGAGTTGACTTAG
- the pepF gene encoding oligoendopeptidase F: MSAGLPNRESVSIEETWKLEDLVPNEAAYEEGLVSLTKATDAFVQQWKGSIHTSEDAVTALKAYEEIYLTLIPVSTYGNLALSVDQTNTEAQMRASKFGSFYAGLGSKLAFLDSELLNLNEKILMDAAHLAPEFAQYLDKLIKKKPHQLAPEVEKTLASLSSTFDGPYELYNTTKMVDLSFPDFEANGSMHPMSYVKFENDYEVENDTELRRNAFDAFSKELANYQHTTAKTYDMHLQTEKTLSDLRGYNTIFDSLLFSQEVDASLYHRQIDLIMKELAPHMRKYAKLLGRIHGIDKMTFADLKISVDPSYEPKISIEESKKYMYDALGIMGEDYIEMVRKSYDERWIDFAANKGKSTGAFCSSPYGVHPYILISWSSRMNEVFVLAHELGHAGHFYLAQQEQSVFNSRPSLYFIEAPSTMNEMLTANHLMKNSDDPRFKRWVISSIVARTYYHNFVTHLLEAAYQRKVYDHVDNGGNVHAGLLNEWTREVLQEFWGDDVEINDGAEYTWMRQPHYYMGLYPYTYSAGLTIATEVSQKILSEGQPAVDRWIDVLKAGGTKTPAELAQMAGVDITTEQPLRNTISYIGSLIDELETLTKEIEGK, encoded by the coding sequence ATGAGTGCTGGATTACCGAACAGAGAATCTGTTTCAATTGAAGAAACGTGGAAATTGGAAGATCTTGTACCAAATGAAGCAGCATACGAAGAAGGTCTTGTTTCATTAACAAAAGCAACAGATGCTTTTGTACAACAATGGAAAGGATCAATTCATACATCAGAAGACGCTGTTACTGCTCTAAAAGCATATGAGGAAATCTATTTGACGTTAATACCTGTGAGTACGTACGGAAATTTGGCATTAAGTGTCGACCAAACGAATACCGAAGCTCAAATGCGAGCGTCCAAATTCGGAAGTTTCTATGCTGGGCTTGGAAGCAAGTTAGCATTTTTAGATAGTGAGTTGCTGAACTTAAATGAGAAGATTTTAATGGATGCTGCACATTTGGCACCCGAATTCGCTCAATACTTAGACAAGCTCATCAAGAAAAAGCCGCACCAACTAGCTCCTGAAGTGGAAAAAACGCTTGCATCGTTATCGTCTACATTCGATGGACCATATGAACTTTACAATACAACAAAAATGGTCGATTTATCGTTCCCGGATTTTGAAGCAAACGGCTCAATGCATCCAATGAGTTACGTAAAATTCGAGAATGATTATGAAGTAGAAAACGACACGGAACTTCGCCGCAACGCATTCGATGCATTCTCGAAAGAGCTAGCGAACTATCAACACACGACTGCAAAAACATACGACATGCATCTGCAAACGGAAAAGACGCTATCGGACTTACGTGGATATAATACGATATTCGATTCCTTACTTTTCTCTCAAGAAGTGGACGCTTCTCTTTACCACCGACAAATCGACTTAATTATGAAAGAATTAGCGCCTCATATGAGAAAATATGCGAAATTACTCGGTCGTATTCATGGAATCGACAAGATGACATTTGCCGATTTGAAAATTTCAGTCGATCCATCGTATGAACCGAAAATTTCGATTGAAGAATCGAAAAAGTATATGTATGACGCTCTTGGGATTATGGGAGAAGATTACATCGAAATGGTTCGAAAATCTTACGACGAACGTTGGATTGATTTCGCTGCCAACAAAGGGAAATCGACTGGGGCATTTTGTTCAAGTCCATATGGCGTGCATCCATATATTCTTATAAGCTGGTCAAGCCGGATGAACGAAGTATTCGTTCTTGCACACGAGCTAGGACATGCGGGGCATTTCTACTTGGCGCAACAAGAACAATCTGTTTTTAACTCTCGTCCATCTCTCTACTTCATTGAAGCTCCTTCTACGATGAATGAAATGCTAACGGCGAATCACTTAATGAAAAACTCAGATGATCCTCGCTTCAAACGTTGGGTTATTTCATCGATTGTTGCGAGAACTTATTACCATAACTTTGTCACCCACTTACTAGAAGCCGCGTACCAACGAAAAGTGTACGATCATGTCGACAATGGCGGCAATGTCCACGCAGGCTTGCTAAACGAATGGACACGTGAAGTACTACAAGAATTCTGGGGAGACGACGTGGAGATAAATGATGGTGCAGAATACACATGGATGCGTCAACCTCATTATTACATGGGATTATATCCATACACCTATAGTGCAGGACTTACCATTGCAACGGAAGTTTCGCAAAAAATCCTCTCGGAAGGGCAACCTGCCGTCGACCGCTGGATTGACGTATTAAAAGCAGGAGGAACGAAAACTCCTGCAGAACTTGCTCAGATGGCTGGAGTAGACATTACAACCGAACAGCCATTACGCAATACCATTTCCTACATTGGTTCATTAATCGATGAGTTAGAAACTTTAACGAAGGAAATCGAAGGAAAGTAA
- a CDS encoding DUF4383 domain-containing protein — translation MARKFVQVLGIIFIILGVVGFFLPMEDIFHLTTMHNIVHLVSGIIALIMARSESGAILFAKVFGVIYLLVAIIGLFTHEFIGIVFLFADNVLHFIIAFASLYVGFASKKV, via the coding sequence ATGGCAAGAAAGTTTGTGCAAGTATTAGGTATTATATTTATCATTTTAGGAGTAGTAGGATTTTTCCTACCAATGGAGGACATCTTCCATTTAACAACGATGCATAATATTGTGCATTTAGTTTCAGGTATTATTGCACTAATCATGGCACGTAGTGAATCAGGCGCAATTTTGTTCGCCAAGGTATTTGGAGTAATCTACTTATTAGTGGCAATCATCGGATTGTTTACACACGAGTTTATCGGAATTGTCTTCTTATTTGCAGACAATGTGCTTCACTTTATTATCGCTTTTGCTTCACTTTATGTTGGATTTGCTAGCAAGAAAGTGTAA
- a CDS encoding catalase, translating to MYSLHRNTDDVLAIKTVNTMEAISGKHPKAKRAHAKGIRGKATFTPSPDASKWSRSTFFKPGSYEAEIRFSTSSPNPQASDLFAGIKGLAVKLGQDQKESHTLVCANAPVFVTSSAETFSKMMDSVEKLKEGKFTLSGIGKLAKEFPEAKNALQAVKGLKPSTLYEATTYYSIHVFYLLNEEGKRIPVKFEWNPTSELVETEAKEEEMGEDVLFQKLEQSVQHGKVSFELVAVIGTEEDSTIDPTVLWPETRERVVLGSLKVTSLEEDDQLLFDPNDLPSGVEASKDEILEFRTKVYRHSMEKRTAE from the coding sequence ATGTATAGTCTTCATCGAAATACGGACGATGTCTTAGCAATTAAAACAGTGAATACGATGGAAGCAATTTCAGGGAAACATCCGAAGGCAAAGAGAGCGCATGCAAAAGGGATTCGTGGGAAAGCAACGTTTACGCCATCACCTGACGCATCGAAGTGGAGTCGGTCAACCTTCTTTAAACCGGGATCGTATGAGGCAGAGATTCGATTCTCCACTAGTTCACCGAATCCGCAGGCATCTGATTTGTTTGCAGGTATTAAAGGGCTAGCGGTTAAATTGGGGCAAGACCAGAAAGAATCGCATACACTTGTGTGTGCGAATGCACCTGTATTCGTGACTTCCTCTGCAGAAACGTTTTCGAAAATGATGGATTCGGTCGAAAAATTAAAAGAAGGCAAATTTACGTTAAGTGGAATAGGGAAATTAGCGAAAGAATTTCCGGAAGCGAAAAATGCTTTGCAAGCAGTCAAAGGATTAAAGCCATCAACGCTCTACGAAGCGACAACATACTATTCGATCCATGTGTTTTACTTGCTCAATGAAGAAGGAAAACGAATTCCTGTAAAATTTGAATGGAATCCTACATCCGAGCTTGTGGAAACAGAAGCGAAGGAAGAAGAGATGGGGGAAGATGTTTTATTCCAAAAATTAGAGCAGTCCGTCCAACATGGTAAGGTTTCTTTTGAGCTTGTAGCGGTCATTGGCACAGAAGAAGATTCAACGATTGATCCTACTGTGCTGTGGCCAGAGACGCGTGAACGAGTGGTACTAGGTTCCCTCAAAGTAACCTCATTAGAGGAAGATGACCAATTATTGTTTGATCCCAATGACTTGCCGAGCGGTGTCGAAGCTTCTAAAGATGAGATATTAGAATTTCGAACAAAAGTATATCGTCACTCGATGGAAAAAAGAACAGCGGAGTAA
- a CDS encoding sensor domain-containing diguanylate cyclase, giving the protein MPERRIGQLGQDSKIILDAVKEGIYGMDFSGKIIFCNVAAAEMLGYSQEELIGQHAHDLIHHSKKDGSVYPIDECSTTKTLEDGMARTIEDEVFWNKAGEPVSVEYSVSPILVDGKIIGAVTACRDITERLKSEDFIHGQKRLLEMIAHGDATETVLLEMLRLLVAHTNAIQAKLQIGDETFQLSSETAEPLVETSILHVPIKEAAEEDSGMLYIEFSEQAGPSILDAEIAETYVKLVILAIERKKYEIAVAQLAFEDDLTGLANRRQFEEKLQLALSKAKKSGKEIGLLFMDVDAFKSINDTYGHHIGDAVLQQLASRIQACVNEPNLFARFGGDEFMLLIQHANVQQAIDEFKTSLYQVLKHSFQLEDLQLDLSLSIGYSIYPRDGEDIFTLMKRADKQMYNMKRLHKKSQIGYEI; this is encoded by the coding sequence ATGCCAGAAAGAAGAATAGGTCAATTAGGCCAAGATAGCAAAATCATATTAGATGCGGTAAAAGAAGGAATTTACGGAATGGATTTTTCTGGAAAGATAATTTTTTGCAATGTCGCCGCTGCGGAAATGCTCGGTTATTCCCAAGAAGAACTAATTGGCCAGCATGCACATGACCTCATTCATCATTCAAAAAAAGACGGTTCCGTTTATCCAATCGATGAGTGCAGTACGACGAAAACGTTGGAAGATGGTATGGCACGAACGATTGAAGATGAGGTTTTTTGGAATAAAGCGGGAGAACCTGTTTCAGTAGAATATTCCGTATCTCCCATATTAGTAGATGGCAAAATTATCGGAGCGGTAACGGCTTGTCGTGACATTACAGAACGGTTAAAGTCAGAGGATTTTATTCACGGACAAAAAAGGCTGTTAGAAATGATTGCGCATGGAGATGCTACAGAAACGGTCTTGCTCGAGATGCTTCGTTTGTTAGTAGCGCATACAAATGCGATTCAAGCGAAATTACAGATCGGAGATGAAACGTTTCAGTTGTCATCTGAAACAGCTGAACCACTAGTGGAAACGTCGATCTTACATGTACCCATTAAGGAAGCAGCCGAAGAAGATTCTGGTATGTTGTATATCGAGTTCTCCGAACAAGCAGGACCAAGTATTTTAGATGCAGAAATTGCAGAGACATATGTGAAGCTAGTCATTCTAGCAATTGAGCGCAAAAAGTACGAAATTGCAGTTGCTCAACTCGCATTCGAAGATGATTTGACGGGTTTAGCAAATCGACGTCAATTTGAGGAGAAGCTTCAGTTAGCGTTATCAAAAGCAAAAAAATCTGGCAAAGAGATTGGTTTATTGTTTATGGATGTTGATGCCTTCAAATCAATCAATGATACATATGGACATCATATCGGCGATGCAGTTTTACAACAATTAGCTTCACGTATTCAAGCGTGTGTAAATGAACCGAATTTGTTTGCACGTTTTGGTGGAGATGAATTTATGCTGTTAATTCAGCATGCAAATGTGCAACAAGCAATCGATGAGTTTAAAACGAGCCTTTACCAAGTGCTAAAACACTCTTTTCAGTTGGAAGATCTACAACTCGATTTATCCTTGAGTATTGGATATTCCATCTATCCGCGAGACGGGGAGGATATCTTTACGTTGATGAAACGCGCGGACAAGCAAATGTACAATATGAAACGGTTGCACAAAAAATCGCAAATTGGGTACGAAATATAA
- a CDS encoding methyl-accepting chemotaxis protein gives MKRKGFRKVGTKILAGFLSVALLVILLGGYNYLATTKMNDDTESILDRDVQLLISYEELAFNMAQRVALSRAYVLFGDEEYKTSFEDYSEKSKEIQVYILEATPKDGVQDLINKSTEWENHVEEYVFTPYDNGNDRLALQELQQTSQPLAREIMSGFEQVVNERETKMNEKGDTIIAVGKSTQLIVTIITLLVIIASIAIAWFTSRMIANPIRDVMKRMNAIADGDLSHGTMTTKLRDEVGQLIDATNTMNEKMKTIMQQISGVSESVTSQSEELTQSASEVREGSQQIAATMQELAAGSETQARLATELSESMGEFTARVNDTGENGRQLESSTNDVLELTTSGAGLMENSSDQMTRIDGIVKEAYDRVTKLDEQSKQISELVEVIKSISEQTNLLALNAAIEAARAGEHGKGFAVVADEVRKLSEQVADSVTEITGIVGSIQQETSNVASSLQNGYGEVTKGTHQILETKTTFVAINEAIKTMVQNISVMSDNVSAIRENTKEVSIKVEEIAAISEESAAGVEQTTASSLETSSSMEDVSKSSDDLAKMADSLNAMVRQFKL, from the coding sequence ATGAAGCGAAAAGGATTTCGCAAAGTAGGAACGAAAATTTTAGCCGGATTTCTTTCGGTTGCACTTCTTGTCATTTTGTTAGGCGGTTACAATTACCTTGCTACAACAAAAATGAATGACGATACAGAAAGTATCTTAGATCGTGATGTACAATTATTAATTTCATACGAAGAACTTGCTTTTAACATGGCGCAACGTGTGGCACTTTCCCGTGCTTACGTGCTTTTTGGAGATGAAGAATACAAAACTTCTTTCGAAGATTACTCGGAAAAAAGTAAAGAAATCCAAGTATACATACTGGAAGCCACTCCAAAAGACGGTGTACAAGACCTTATTAATAAATCCACTGAATGGGAAAATCATGTGGAAGAGTATGTGTTCACGCCGTACGACAATGGAAATGATCGTTTAGCTCTGCAAGAATTACAACAAACCTCACAGCCACTTGCCCGTGAAATCATGAGTGGATTTGAACAAGTCGTTAATGAACGCGAAACGAAAATGAATGAAAAAGGTGACACGATTATTGCCGTTGGAAAATCGACGCAATTAATCGTGACGATCATTACGCTACTTGTGATCATTGCTTCGATTGCCATCGCTTGGTTTACATCACGCATGATCGCAAATCCTATCCGTGATGTCATGAAACGAATGAACGCGATTGCAGACGGTGATTTAAGTCATGGCACAATGACAACTAAATTACGGGATGAAGTTGGACAATTGATTGATGCAACAAACACGATGAATGAGAAAATGAAAACCATTATGCAACAAATTAGTGGTGTTTCCGAAAGTGTTACATCGCAAAGTGAAGAGTTAACACAATCTGCTTCCGAAGTTAGGGAAGGCTCTCAACAAATTGCTGCTACAATGCAAGAACTTGCGGCAGGATCGGAAACCCAAGCAAGACTAGCGACAGAACTTTCGGAGTCGATGGGTGAATTTACGGCACGCGTAAATGACACGGGTGAAAATGGTCGCCAACTAGAAAGTTCCACGAATGATGTATTAGAACTTACGACATCTGGTGCTGGTTTAATGGAAAACTCTTCTGATCAAATGACACGTATTGATGGCATTGTGAAGGAAGCTTATGACCGAGTTACTAAGTTAGACGAACAGTCTAAACAAATCTCTGAATTAGTAGAAGTGATTAAATCGATTTCAGAACAAACGAACTTACTCGCGTTAAATGCAGCGATTGAAGCGGCTCGTGCTGGAGAGCATGGAAAAGGCTTTGCCGTTGTAGCAGACGAAGTTCGAAAGCTATCAGAACAAGTAGCCGATTCTGTGACAGAAATTACTGGCATCGTCGGAAGCATTCAACAAGAAACGTCGAATGTCGCAAGTTCCCTTCAAAATGGTTACGGTGAAGTAACGAAAGGAACGCATCAAATTCTTGAAACAAAAACAACGTTTGTAGCGATTAACGAAGCGATTAAAACGATGGTACAAAATATTTCAGTGATGAGTGACAACGTCTCTGCGATTCGCGAAAACACGAAAGAAGTAAGTATCAAAGTGGAAGAAATTGCAGCGATTTCAGAAGAATCCGCAGCAGGGGTCGAACAAACGACTGCTTCTTCCTTAGAAACTTCTTCTTCTATGGAAGATGTTTCGAAGAGCTCGGATGACCTTGCAAAAATGGCTGACTCATTAAACGCGATGGTTCGTCAATTTAAACTATAA
- a CDS encoding amino acid ABC transporter substrate-binding protein yields MKKLVFTITLLMGAILLTACGSDENDAATGSDTQDLLASIQDSGELLIGTEGTYPPFTFHNDEGKLTGFDVEIAEEIAKRLDVEPKFMETQWDAMFAGLDSKRFDMIVNQVGIRPDREEKYDFSSPYITSAAVLVTSKENNDVKGFDDMKGLKSAQSLTSNYADIARENGAEIVGVEGFNQAIELLNSGRVDVTVNDKLSVLDFQKQKPDANIQIVAQADDAAESGIMFRKGNESLVEAVNEALNDMIEDGTYDTISEKWFGENVLE; encoded by the coding sequence ATGAAAAAATTAGTATTTACCATTACATTGCTCATGGGAGCAATTTTATTAACCGCATGTGGATCAGATGAAAACGACGCCGCTACAGGAAGTGACACACAAGATTTACTTGCATCCATTCAAGATAGCGGGGAACTTCTCATTGGAACGGAAGGAACGTACCCACCTTTCACCTTCCATAATGACGAAGGAAAACTTACCGGATTTGACGTCGAAATTGCCGAAGAAATCGCAAAGCGTTTAGATGTAGAACCGAAATTCATGGAAACACAATGGGACGCGATGTTCGCAGGATTAGATTCCAAGCGATTTGACATGATTGTCAACCAAGTTGGTATTCGCCCAGACCGAGAAGAAAAATATGACTTCTCCTCTCCATACATTACGTCTGCTGCCGTGTTAGTCACATCAAAAGAGAATAACGATGTAAAAGGCTTTGACGATATGAAAGGGTTGAAATCGGCGCAATCCTTGACGAGTAATTACGCAGATATTGCACGAGAAAACGGTGCGGAAATTGTGGGAGTAGAAGGATTTAATCAAGCGATTGAATTGTTGAATTCTGGTCGAGTAGATGTAACTGTCAATGACAAATTATCCGTACTTGATTTCCAAAAACAAAAACCAGATGCTAACATTCAAATTGTTGCCCAAGCAGATGATGCCGCAGAGAGTGGAATCATGTTCCGAAAAGGAAACGAATCATTGGTCGAAGCGGTAAATGAAGCACTAAACGACATGATCGAAGACGGCACATACGATACAATTTCAGAAAAATGGTTTGGCGAAAATGTACTTGAATAG
- a CDS encoding amino acid ABC transporter permease, producing the protein MYLNSSMVDPEKMDRYIEIALNSLQPLLEGAVVYTIPLAILSFLFGIILAVLTALARISTSKLANGIARFYVSAIRGTPLLVQLAILFYGLGNLGITIDPFPAAVIGFSLNVGAYASEVIRAAILSIPKGQWEAAHMIGMSYSQTLRRIILPQATRVSIPPLSNTFIGLVKDTSLASFILVTEMFRRAQEIAATNYEFLLLYIEAAILYWIICTLLAVVQGKLEHRFDRYVAK; encoded by the coding sequence ATGTACTTGAATAGTAGTATGGTCGATCCAGAAAAAATGGATCGTTATATAGAGATTGCACTTAATTCCCTCCAACCTTTGTTGGAGGGTGCTGTTGTTTATACGATTCCGCTCGCTATTCTTTCGTTTCTTTTTGGTATCATATTGGCCGTTCTGACGGCACTTGCACGTATCTCAACTAGTAAACTCGCGAACGGCATTGCACGATTTTATGTGTCCGCAATTCGAGGAACGCCGCTGCTTGTTCAACTTGCCATTTTGTTTTACGGACTTGGCAACTTAGGTATCACAATCGATCCGTTTCCAGCGGCAGTGATAGGATTTTCATTAAACGTCGGTGCCTATGCATCCGAGGTCATTCGCGCAGCTATTTTATCGATTCCAAAGGGTCAGTGGGAAGCTGCTCATATGATTGGGATGTCCTATTCGCAAACATTGCGCCGCATCATTTTACCGCAAGCAACGCGAGTATCGATTCCACCTTTATCGAACACATTTATCGGATTGGTGAAAGATACATCACTTGCTTCGTTCATTTTAGTAACAGAAATGTTTCGGCGCGCACAAGAAATTGCCGCGACAAACTATGAATTCTTACTACTTTATATAGAAGCCGCCATTCTGTACTGGATCATTTGTACGTTACTAGCAGTGGTGCAAGGAAAATTAGAACATCGTTTTGATCGATACGTCGCAAAATAA
- a CDS encoding amino acid ABC transporter ATP-binding protein: MITVKSLHKKFGDVDVLKGIDLEVEKGKVVVVIGPSGSGKTTFLRCLNLLETPSSGEIVIDNVHANFSIKTTKQVTDEVRRKSAMVFQHYNLFPHMTVLENVMEGPVSVQKFPKDKAKESALLLLKKVGLSDKANDYPHQLSGGQQQRVGIARALALQPELLLFDEPTSALDPELVGEVLQVMKDLAKEGMTMIVVTHEMRFAQDVADEVIFMDEGIVIERGNPQEVFTNPTEARTKKFLNLIQQ; the protein is encoded by the coding sequence ATGATAACAGTCAAATCGTTACACAAAAAATTCGGAGATGTTGACGTGTTGAAGGGCATTGATTTAGAAGTGGAAAAAGGGAAAGTTGTCGTCGTCATTGGACCATCTGGATCTGGAAAAACAACTTTTCTACGGTGCTTAAATTTATTGGAAACCCCTTCCTCCGGTGAAATCGTTATCGACAATGTGCACGCGAATTTTTCCATCAAAACCACGAAACAAGTAACAGATGAAGTGCGCAGAAAATCCGCAATGGTTTTCCAACACTACAACTTATTTCCGCATATGACCGTTCTGGAAAATGTGATGGAAGGACCAGTCAGTGTACAAAAATTTCCGAAAGATAAAGCAAAAGAAAGTGCTCTCCTGCTATTAAAGAAAGTTGGATTGTCTGATAAAGCAAATGACTACCCACATCAGCTTTCTGGAGGTCAACAACAACGCGTTGGAATTGCCCGAGCATTAGCCTTACAACCAGAACTTTTGTTATTTGATGAACCAACATCTGCCCTCGATCCAGAACTCGTTGGCGAAGTACTTCAAGTAATGAAAGATCTCGCAAAAGAAGGCATGACGATGATTGTCGTTACCCATGAAATGCGATTCGCTCAAGACGTCGCAGATGAAGTCATCTTTATGGATGAAGGAATCGTCATCGAACGAGGAAATCCTCAGGAAGTATTCACAAACCCAACGGAAGCAAGAACGAAGAAATTTTTAAACTTAATACAACAATAA